One window of Anaerolineales bacterium genomic DNA carries:
- a CDS encoding copper chaperone PCu(A)C, with protein MKKIVAIFVAGMILLNACGGGEGVEANEPWVRSGLKDGNSAAYMMLTNFTDSEVALIGASSDVAAAVEVHLSSMSADGTMQMVKQDSVAIPAGEELELKPGSYHIMFIGLTRDLDVGDEITLTLHFDGYEDVTMTVPVMDAANMGGSGMDGHNMP; from the coding sequence ATGAAGAAAATAGTTGCAATATTTGTGGCAGGGATGATTTTGTTGAACGCATGCGGGGGCGGGGAAGGCGTGGAAGCGAACGAGCCCTGGGTGCGCTCCGGTTTGAAGGACGGCAACAGCGCAGCGTATATGATGTTGACCAATTTCACCGACTCGGAAGTGGCATTGATCGGCGCTTCGTCCGATGTGGCGGCTGCGGTGGAGGTTCACTTAAGCTCGATGAGCGCAGACGGGACCATGCAAATGGTCAAACAGGATTCGGTTGCGATACCTGCCGGGGAGGAATTGGAATTGAAGCCGGGCAGTTATCACATCATGTTCATCGGCTTGACCAGGGACTTGGACGTCGGCGATGAGATCACGTTGACCTTGCATTTCGATGGGTATGAGGATGTAACTATGACTGTCCCTGTGATGGATGCTGCCAATATGGGCGGCTCGGGCATGGATGGACATAATATGCCGTAG
- a CDS encoding ammonia-forming cytochrome c nitrite reductase subunit c552 — translation MKNYITLILAGLVVVLAAVLIGVMVYIQNQPAEARAVQPLVEIAAMEPDSARWGINYPNQYDTFMKTETNNIDTTYGGSSAFSWLERDPRQVILFGGYPFSKDYNDDRGHANALEDVRATKRLNLNDEDPKHTPGTCYSCKSSDNPGLWDRLGMEAYDALSFNELTPEISNPIGCANCHEAETMRLIVTNPALAEALERQGKDWTTFTRQEMRTVVCANCHVEYYFKGDGKYLTFPWDNGTKVEEIIAYYEEAGFKDWAYPETDSPMLKAQHPEFEFFTAGSTHYEAGVSCADCHMPYVRDGAAKYSTHDVHSPLLNPEVACGQCHTNTEYVVERVAIIQQQVADTKISAEDAIIDAMNAIKAAVAAGDADPALLDEARKLHREAQFMWDFISAENSTGFHNPEYALEVLAKSTNLARQSQMLAAQSVNDPSLLATGTFYENK, via the coding sequence ATGAAAAACTATATCACCCTCATTCTTGCTGGATTGGTAGTAGTGCTCGCCGCGGTGTTGATTGGCGTGATGGTATACATCCAGAACCAGCCTGCAGAAGCGCGCGCTGTGCAGCCGTTGGTGGAGATCGCGGCGATGGAGCCGGATTCTGCCAGGTGGGGTATTAACTATCCCAATCAATACGATACGTTCATGAAGACTGAGACGAATAACATCGATACGACCTACGGCGGCTCTTCGGCATTCTCTTGGCTGGAACGCGATCCGCGCCAGGTGATCTTGTTTGGAGGATATCCCTTCAGCAAGGATTACAACGATGACCGCGGTCATGCCAATGCGCTGGAAGATGTCCGCGCGACCAAGCGTTTGAATTTGAACGATGAAGACCCCAAACATACGCCAGGAACTTGTTATTCCTGCAAATCATCCGATAACCCCGGCTTGTGGGACAGGCTCGGAATGGAAGCCTACGATGCATTGTCCTTTAATGAGTTGACCCCTGAGATCAGTAACCCGATCGGCTGCGCCAACTGCCATGAGGCTGAAACCATGCGGCTCATCGTCACCAACCCCGCACTCGCAGAGGCTCTCGAACGGCAGGGCAAGGACTGGACGACCTTCACCCGCCAGGAAATGCGCACAGTCGTTTGCGCCAACTGCCATGTGGAATACTATTTCAAAGGGGATGGAAAGTATCTGACCTTCCCCTGGGACAACGGCACCAAGGTCGAAGAGATCATCGCTTATTATGAAGAAGCCGGCTTCAAGGATTGGGCGTATCCCGAAACGGACAGCCCCATGCTCAAGGCACAGCATCCCGAATTCGAATTCTTTACCGCGGGAAGCACGCACTACGAGGCGGGCGTCTCCTGCGCCGACTGCCACATGCCTTACGTGCGTGATGGGGCAGCCAAGTATTCTACGCATGATGTCCACAGTCCGCTGCTTAACCCCGAAGTAGCCTGCGGACAATGCCATACCAACACTGAATATGTCGTCGAACGCGTTGCCATCATTCAACAGCAGGTGGCGGATACAAAGATCAGCGCTGAAGATGCCATCATCGATGCGATGAACGCCATCAAGGCGGCCGTCGCTGCGGGGGATGCCGATCCGGCTCTGCTCGATGAAGCGCGCAAACTGCACCGAGAAGCGCAGTTCATGTGGGATTTCATCTCTGCCGAGAATTCGACCGGTTTCCACAATCCCGAGTATGCGCTTGAGGTGCTTGCCAAGTCCACGAATTTGGCGCGGCAATCGCAGATGCTTGCGGCGCAATCAGTGAATGACCCGTCCCTGCTTGCAACGGGCACTTTCTACGAGAATAAATAA
- a CDS encoding glycosyltransferase yields the protein MLYLIISTILFVLAIIIIYWIHNQYHLEIVVTPAPPPGSAPMVSVCIPARNEENNIRRCVEAVLRQDYPNFELIVLDDRSTDSTSEILRQLAAQNDGLKILSGSDLPDGWAGKPHALYQASAFAKGEWLCFVDSDTFLEPNALSSVYAKAVETNADLFTVMTKQILGTFWERTVMPLVMTALSVGFSPRKVNDPNRRDAIANGQFIFIRRSAYDAVGGHERIRDQIVEDKALSENIKWSGYRLIVAGGAQVVGTRMYTSLPEMWEGWTKNIYLGLRDQPYLLLLGAFGATLALMAALFLPVWPLLGLIWHLHGGGWMAFGVILEALLVWGYLIVIRARIAQGMEIPRWYALTTPLGAGVFAAMMLTSAWKVISGQGVTWRGRKYQPGL from the coding sequence ATGCTTTATCTCATCATCTCCACTATTCTGTTCGTCCTCGCCATCATCATCATTTATTGGATTCACAACCAATATCATCTTGAAATTGTCGTCACACCCGCGCCGCCGCCCGGGTCCGCGCCGATGGTTTCGGTGTGCATCCCAGCCCGGAACGAAGAGAACAACATCCGGCGCTGCGTCGAGGCGGTTCTTCGTCAGGATTACCCGAACTTCGAACTCATCGTTCTGGATGATCGCTCCACCGATTCGACATCCGAGATTCTTCGCCAACTTGCAGCTCAGAATGACGGACTTAAAATCCTCAGCGGCTCGGACCTGCCCGATGGCTGGGCGGGCAAACCCCATGCCTTATACCAAGCCTCGGCTTTTGCGAAAGGCGAGTGGCTCTGTTTCGTGGATTCCGATACCTTCCTCGAGCCGAACGCGCTTTCATCAGTGTATGCAAAAGCCGTCGAGACGAACGCGGACCTGTTCACTGTGATGACCAAACAAATCCTCGGCACATTTTGGGAGCGGACCGTCATGCCGTTGGTAATGACAGCGCTCTCCGTGGGATTCTCTCCACGGAAAGTGAACGATCCCAACCGCCGGGATGCGATCGCGAACGGACAATTTATCTTCATTAGGCGAAGTGCTTATGATGCGGTGGGCGGACATGAAAGAATCAGGGATCAGATCGTGGAAGATAAGGCGCTTTCTGAAAATATAAAATGGAGCGGTTACCGGCTGATCGTTGCGGGCGGGGCGCAAGTGGTCGGCACGCGTATGTATACATCCCTGCCGGAAATGTGGGAGGGCTGGACGAAGAATATTTATCTCGGCTTGCGGGATCAGCCTTATCTATTGCTCTTGGGCGCTTTTGGCGCAACGCTGGCATTGATGGCAGCCTTGTTCCTCCCGGTGTGGCCTCTGCTCGGCCTGATTTGGCATCTGCATGGCGGTGGTTGGATGGCTTTTGGGGTGATCCTTGAGGCGTTGCTTGTATGGGGATATTTGATCGTCATCCGCGCCAGAATTGCACAGGGAATGGAAATTCCACGATGGTATGCGTTGACCACCCCGTTGGGAGCGGGGGTGTTCGCCGCGATGATGTTGACCTCTGCCTGGAAGGTAATTTCGGGGCAAGGGGTCACTTGGCGGGGAAGAAAGTACCAACCGGGATTGTGA
- a CDS encoding SMC family ATPase, whose translation MIPLHLRIAGFLSYRDPVELGFDSIQLACISGQNGAGKSSLLDAFTWSLFGEARGKGTEIINLNQDVKAAEVALTFEYEGNVYRVQRTLPRNKSTVLEFQVQDGDLWRPLTEKTTRETQSRIEQTLRLDYETFINASFFLQGKADQFTQKKASDRKAVLSSILGLEIWDTYKDRAAERRRTLELEINEIDGRVAEIDAELSEEDERRRRLGELEESLKQLTRAREAQESALENIRRNAALLNEQRKNVASAESQLYRARDALASIESRIAGKEVERAEYSDLLERAKEIESTHKALQKARRELEDFENNAAQFRGHDEKRQPLLREIEVERAKLEQEREELGKRHVVISDQLSLVDDLEKQLTAAQKTLKETEARLKERTELETQHNSARERQAALKAENESLRREMDELKSRIDALKVAEGAECPLCGQPLSESHRKSTLKELEKTGREKGDTFRANKKVIDDSEKEIADYATRITQFANAENERLRFSNSISQLTLQMESIQQQGKEWEKTGAKRLKEMEKILESGKYASEAHKALAKLNKELSNLGYDVSAHEAKRREENELRGAEEEARKLESARELSRMIGREIEDLAEERGKRKGEVIEAEKSFAEAERVLAESESGAPNLQEAESKLFELREDENRIRDEAGAARQRVDVLSTLRSRRAEYERQREEINQNIMRHRSLERAFGRDGVPALLIEQALPQIQQKANDILERLSDGAMTIQFVTQAEYKDKKRDDLKETLDIHISDSSGMRDYEMYSGGEAFRVNFAIRLALSEILAQRKGARLQTLVIDEGFGSQDALGRQRLVEAINTVRNDFAKIFIITHLDELKDAFPNRIEVEKTERGSSVRVV comes from the coding sequence CATTGCCGGTTTTCTTTCATACCGCGATCCGGTCGAGCTTGGTTTTGATTCGATCCAACTTGCCTGCATCTCGGGTCAGAACGGGGCTGGCAAGTCCTCCCTATTGGATGCCTTCACGTGGTCCTTGTTCGGTGAGGCGCGCGGCAAAGGGACCGAAATCATCAATCTCAACCAGGATGTGAAAGCCGCGGAAGTCGCATTGACATTCGAATACGAAGGGAATGTGTATCGCGTTCAACGAACTCTGCCGCGCAATAAGAGCACGGTACTGGAGTTTCAGGTGCAGGACGGCGATCTATGGCGTCCGTTGACGGAGAAAACGACGCGCGAGACACAATCGCGTATCGAACAGACTTTGCGGCTCGATTACGAAACATTCATCAATGCTTCGTTCTTTTTGCAGGGTAAAGCCGACCAGTTCACGCAGAAGAAAGCCAGCGACCGCAAAGCGGTCCTGAGTTCGATCCTTGGGCTGGAGATCTGGGATACCTATAAGGATCGCGCGGCAGAACGTCGACGGACATTGGAATTGGAGATCAATGAGATCGACGGGCGGGTTGCTGAAATTGACGCTGAACTTTCTGAAGAGGACGAACGCCGGCGCAGGCTGGGGGAGTTGGAGGAATCGCTGAAACAGTTGACAAGGGCGCGAGAGGCGCAGGAATCTGCCCTGGAAAACATCCGTCGAAATGCGGCGCTTCTCAATGAACAGAGGAAGAATGTCGCTTCGGCTGAGTCGCAATTATATCGCGCGCGGGATGCGCTCGCGTCCATCGAATCGCGTATCGCAGGCAAGGAAGTGGAACGCGCCGAATATTCGGACCTGCTGGAACGCGCGAAAGAAATCGAATCCACGCATAAGGCTTTGCAGAAGGCGCGTAGGGAACTGGAGGACTTCGAAAATAACGCGGCACAATTCCGCGGGCATGATGAGAAACGCCAGCCCTTGCTGCGAGAGATCGAGGTGGAAAGAGCGAAATTGGAGCAGGAGAGGGAAGAACTTGGTAAGCGGCATGTAGTGATCAGTGACCAGTTATCGTTGGTGGATGATCTAGAAAAACAATTAACCGCGGCGCAAAAAACTTTGAAAGAAACGGAAGCCAGGCTCAAAGAGCGAACCGAGTTGGAAACTCAGCACAATTCGGCGCGTGAGCGGCAAGCCGCTTTAAAAGCGGAGAATGAGTCTCTGCGGCGGGAGATGGATGAACTCAAAAGCCGCATCGATGCCTTGAAAGTCGCCGAAGGCGCTGAGTGTCCGTTGTGTGGCCAACCCTTGAGCGAAAGTCACCGAAAGTCGACGCTCAAGGAATTGGAGAAGACCGGCAGGGAGAAAGGCGATACATTCCGCGCCAATAAGAAGGTCATCGATGACAGCGAGAAGGAAATCGCGGATTACGCGACACGCATTACCCAATTCGCCAATGCCGAAAATGAGCGCCTGCGCTTCTCTAATTCCATTTCGCAACTCACTTTGCAAATGGAGTCGATCCAGCAACAAGGTAAGGAATGGGAAAAGACCGGCGCGAAACGTTTAAAGGAAATGGAAAAGATATTAGAAAGTGGAAAGTACGCGAGCGAGGCGCATAAAGCGCTTGCAAAATTGAACAAGGAACTTTCCAACCTTGGCTACGATGTTTCTGCGCATGAAGCCAAACGCAGGGAGGAGAACGAATTGCGCGGCGCGGAAGAGGAAGCCCGTAAGTTGGAGTCAGCGCGCGAGTTGAGCAGGATGATCGGCAGGGAGATAGAAGATCTAGCGGAGGAAAGAGGAAAGAGGAAAGGGGAAGTTATCGAAGCGGAAAAATCCTTTGCGGAGGCAGAGAGGGTTCTGGCTGAATCCGAGTCCGGCGCGCCGAATTTACAGGAAGCCGAGAGCAAACTCTTCGAATTGCGCGAAGACGAGAACCGTATCCGCGATGAAGCCGGGGCGGCGCGTCAGCGAGTGGATGTTTTGTCCACGCTGCGTTCCCGCCGCGCAGAGTATGAACGTCAGCGTGAGGAGATCAATCAAAATATTATGCGTCATCGTTCGCTGGAGCGTGCCTTTGGCAGGGATGGCGTTCCCGCTCTGCTGATCGAGCAGGCGCTTCCGCAAATTCAGCAGAAAGCCAATGACATCCTCGAACGCCTCAGTGACGGTGCGATGACGATTCAATTCGTTACTCAAGCGGAATATAAAGACAAGAAACGCGATGACCTGAAGGAGACTCTCGATATTCACATCAGCGATTCGTCGGGCATGCGCGATTATGAAATGTATTCCGGCGGCGAAGCCTTCCGGGTCAACTTTGCGATCCGGCTGGCGCTTTCTGAAATCCTTGCTCAGAGAAAAGGCGCGCGCCTGCAGACCCTGGTCATCGACGAAGGCTTTGGCTCGCAGGATGCTCTCGGCCGTCAGCGCCTTGTCGAAGCCATCAATACGGTCAGAAATGATTTTGCCAAGATCTTCATCATCACCCATCTCGATGAGCTAAAGGATGCATTTCCGAATCGCATCGAGGTCGAAAAGACGGAGCGGGGGAGTTCGGTGCGGGTGGTGTAA
- a CDS encoding DeoR family transcriptional regulator: MTVSLDREKQILEYLQNKGSASIQQLADAFGVSNMTIHRDLNKLAQAGRILKKHGGATLPSKGNKLQEEISLCAMCGKLVSQRTVFIVKYENGEEKRACCAHCGLMMVSRGKNIWQSLTADYLFGHMISAGQATYVSGSDVNICCVPSVLAFGSNQDAEKFQKGFGGRVSDMEETVRYLHGMMHVQTGM, from the coding sequence ATGACTGTCTCACTCGACCGCGAAAAACAAATCCTTGAATATTTGCAAAATAAAGGGAGCGCCTCCATTCAACAATTGGCGGATGCGTTTGGCGTTTCCAATATGACGATCCATCGGGACCTGAACAAACTTGCCCAAGCGGGTCGTATCCTCAAGAAACACGGTGGAGCTACTCTGCCCAGCAAAGGCAATAAGCTGCAGGAAGAAATTTCTTTATGCGCGATGTGCGGAAAACTGGTATCCCAACGGACGGTGTTCATCGTCAAATACGAGAATGGGGAGGAGAAGCGCGCATGTTGTGCCCATTGCGGATTGATGATGGTAAGCCGCGGGAAAAATATCTGGCAGTCACTGACGGCGGATTATCTGTTTGGACACATGATCAGCGCAGGGCAGGCCACCTATGTTAGCGGAAGCGACGTGAATATTTGTTGCGTGCCGAGCGTACTGGCATTCGGCTCGAACCAGGACGCCGAAAAATTCCAAAAAGGATTCGGGGGACGAGTGTCTGATATGGAAGAAACGGTCAGGTATTTACACGGAATGATGCACGTGCAAACGGGTATGTGA
- the nrfH gene encoding cytochrome c nitrite reductase small subunit, with protein sequence MSKLPLIAIVIAVLALGYFALVSDAAAYGGDAPETCANCHSMDSQYENWAHGGHAKVAKCTDCHLPHDNFVSYYMEKGRQGAKDTFAFVTGNIPAMIRAEEKTKEIVQENCIHCHEDTVESMLAGAQPLDRYCWECHRSVAHGERGATGAPYQDSLIYPTK encoded by the coding sequence ATGTCCAAACTCCCTTTAATTGCCATTGTGATCGCGGTGCTGGCGCTCGGGTATTTTGCGCTGGTTTCGGATGCGGCGGCGTACGGTGGGGACGCGCCCGAGACATGCGCGAACTGCCATTCGATGGACTCGCAGTATGAAAATTGGGCGCACGGGGGTCATGCCAAAGTGGCGAAATGCACCGATTGCCACCTGCCTCACGACAACTTTGTTTCGTACTACATGGAAAAAGGAAGGCAAGGCGCGAAAGATACATTTGCCTTTGTGACGGGAAATATTCCGGCCATGATTCGCGCCGAAGAGAAGACGAAGGAGATCGTGCAGGAGAATTGCATCCATTGCCACGAAGATACTGTGGAATCCATGCTGGCGGGCGCACAGCCTTTGGACCGCTACTGCTGGGAGTGTCATCGTAGTGTTGCGCATGGGGAGCGCGGCGCGACAGGGGCTCCGTATCAAGATTCGTTAATTTATCCGACCAAGTAA